Proteins from a single region of Sandaracinaceae bacterium:
- a CDS encoding SRPBCC domain-containing protein produces the protein MSKLQLKTEGDLHVVVTRRFAAPPSAVYRAHLEPELIQQWMLGPDGWSMPVCINEAKVGGTIRYEWADGSGHGFHLTGELLELDPPRRIVHVERMFLPDPTPDNHVETVFEADGDGTLMTMRMTLPDEATRKAMLESGMEHGMEASYVRLEQSQGFCA, from the coding sequence ATGAGCAAGTTGCAGCTGAAGACCGAAGGAGACCTCCACGTGGTCGTCACGCGCCGCTTCGCCGCGCCGCCGTCGGCCGTGTACCGCGCGCACCTCGAGCCCGAGCTGATCCAGCAGTGGATGCTGGGGCCCGACGGATGGAGCATGCCGGTGTGCATCAACGAGGCGAAGGTGGGCGGCACCATCCGCTACGAGTGGGCCGACGGGAGCGGCCACGGCTTTCACCTGACGGGCGAGCTCCTGGAGCTGGACCCCCCGCGCCGCATCGTCCACGTGGAGCGCATGTTCTTGCCCGACCCCACCCCGGACAACCACGTCGAGACCGTGTTCGAGGCCGACGGTGACGGCACGCTCATGACCATGCGCATGACGCTGCCCGACGAGGCGACGCGCAAGGCCATGCTCGAGTCCGGCATGGAGCACGGCATGGAAGCGTCCTACGTGCGCCTCGAGCAGAGCCAGGGCTTTTGCGCGTGA
- a CDS encoding ATP-grasp domain-containing protein: protein MHWVLEPDVFGSGFSLADAARAAGHEVSLWDDAFWDTGRWPRPAGHAVFHGSLGNAARIARELPYRPGSFCAVDAFHCSAWYPHAEPWLLQKGSRLLTVAQAVAEAASLPDVFVRPDSPLKPFAGRVVPAGQMSLSALDFGFYYDDPALPVVLAPVRSIAREWRYVVVDREVVAGSAYESDGRRALPDDPDGRPFQFASEVARALTPPEPVYVLDMCESDGELYVLELNPFSGADLYACDPAAIVAAVAAHLATRVPPRSAP from the coding sequence CTGCACTGGGTGCTCGAGCCGGACGTGTTCGGCAGCGGCTTCTCGCTGGCGGACGCGGCGCGCGCGGCGGGGCACGAGGTCTCGCTGTGGGACGACGCGTTCTGGGACACGGGGCGCTGGCCGCGTCCGGCAGGCCACGCCGTGTTCCACGGCAGCCTCGGGAACGCGGCACGCATCGCGCGCGAGCTGCCCTATCGGCCCGGTAGCTTCTGCGCCGTCGACGCCTTCCACTGCAGCGCGTGGTACCCCCACGCGGAGCCTTGGTTGCTCCAGAAGGGCTCGCGGCTGCTGACCGTCGCGCAGGCGGTCGCGGAAGCCGCGTCGCTCCCAGACGTGTTCGTCCGACCGGACAGCCCGCTCAAGCCCTTTGCAGGACGGGTCGTCCCCGCCGGGCAGATGTCGCTGAGCGCGCTCGACTTCGGCTTCTACTACGACGACCCTGCGCTGCCCGTGGTGCTCGCCCCGGTGCGCAGCATTGCGCGCGAGTGGCGCTACGTGGTGGTGGACCGCGAGGTCGTCGCAGGGAGCGCCTACGAGAGCGATGGTCGCCGAGCCCTACCGGACGATCCCGATGGCCGACCGTTCCAGTTCGCGTCAGAGGTCGCGCGAGCGCTCACGCCGCCCGAGCCCGTCTACGTGCTCGACATGTGCGAGTCCGACGGTGAGCTCTACGTGCTCGAGCTCAACCCGTTCAGCGGGGCCGACCTGTACGCCTGTGACCCCGCGGCCATCGTCGCCGCCGTCGCCGCGCACCTCGCCACGCGCGTCCCCCCTCGGAGCGCGCCATGA